The following proteins are encoded in a genomic region of Nymphalis io chromosome 16, ilAglIoxx1.1, whole genome shotgun sequence:
- the LOC126774192 gene encoding sphingosine kinase 1-like, which translates to MAEPKLSKDVYNVKSDDNADSKEHIYLEETFYILTKKKSVFRVRLTSKGLSLIKETDDCSKEQTILLRDIIGSKCMRSKRRRVGARSCICSSFVGHQQLKVVDENSGDLDESDISAYLYIYAYNLKRSRRSFKRERTTITLRFRSYDKYEDNNREAQKWRTTIKCLLADQPITYTLPYNDKKLLILLNPKSGPGKARELFQTKAASILQESDTPYDLHVTKYAQYAREFVRTRNVYAWRGIVAVGGDGVLFEILNGMFERLDWQQAFAEVPLAILPCGSGNGLARTICHHYNEPYIPQNLTGLTMAIARGKTAHMDVVRVETKSKIMFSFLSVGWGLLSDIDIESERLRAIGGQRFTIWALARLVGLRKYKGVVSYAKIKDVSNLPKPKHPLMISHSVSQDGALDSPEADAFFDCDENNEVFNSVVNGKRHQRVDSWYSVNSRRSAFYSTRGSEYHSVTSSGSEMRSPVHACMHGPASHLPSLMSQLPSHWVHEEGEFVMVYVSYQSYIGEDLLFAPRSHLSDGVMWMLIIKAGISRSQILSLLLGMSQGNHSEINTEHIKMIPVSAFRIVPEGSNGHLTVDGELVEYGPIQAEIFPNIVNLLVPDTK; encoded by the exons ATGGCGGAACCAAAGCTCAGTAAAGACGTGTATAACGTCAAAAGTGATGATAATGCCGACTCGAAGGAGCATATTTACCTTGAAGAAACATTTTACATTCTTACTAAAAAAAAGTCTGTGTTTCGTGTAAGGCTCACATCAAAAGGGTtatcattaataaaagaaaCCGACGACTGTTCAAAAGAGCAAACTATACTATTGCGGGATATCATCGGCAGTAAATGTATGAGAAGTAAGAGACGTCGTGTTGGAGCCAGATCTTGTATTTGCAGTTCATTTGTGGGTCACCAACAGCTCAAGGTAGTAGATGAAAACAGTGGTGACCTTGATGAAAGCGATATCAGTGCGTATCTTTATATATACGCTTATAATTTAAAGCGCAGTCGCCGTAGTTTCAAACGAGAGAGAACAACAATAACACTAAGGTTCAGGTCTTACGATAAATATGAAGATAATAATAGGGAGGCGCAAAAGTGGCGaacaacaataaaatgtttattagcaGATCAGCCGATTACTTACACCTTACCTTACAatgataagaaattattaatccTGTTGAATCCAAAGTCTGGCCCGGGGAAGGCTAGAGAACTTTTTCAGACTAAAGCCGCTTCAATTTTACAAGAATCAGATACACCTTACGATCTTCATGTTACCAAGTATGCTCAATATGCTCGTGAATTTGTGCGCACAAGAAATGTTTACGCTTGGCGTGGAATAGTGGCAGTGGGAGGTGACGgggttttgtttgaaatattgaaTGGAATGTTTGAGCGACTTGACTGGCAACAGGCTTTTGCTGAAGTTCCATTAGCGATTCTGCCATGTGGTTCAGGCAATGGCTTGGCGAGAACTATTTGTCATCACTACAA tgaACCCTACATTCCTCAAAATTTGACGGGATTGACGATGGCAATTGCGAGAGGTAAAACAGCGCATATGGATGTAGTCAGAGTGGAGACTAAATCAAAA aTAATGTTTTCCTTCTTATCAGTCGGCTGGGGCTTATTATCAGACATCGATATTGAGAGTGAAAGATTAAGAGCAATCGGAGGACAAAGGTTCACTATTTGGGCGTTAGCAAGGCTGGTAGGATTAAGGAAATACAAAGGTGTGGTGAGTTACGCTAAAATAAAGGATGTGAGCAATTTGCCGAAGCCGAAGCACCCTCTTATGATCAGCCATAGCGTAAGTCAAGACGGCGCGCTGGACTCGCCGGAAGCTGACGCATTTTTCGATTGCGACGAAAATAACGAAGTATTTAATAGCGTTGTTAACGGAAAACGACACCAACGTGTCGATTCGTGGTACTCCGTAAATTCTAGGAGAAGTGCATTTTATAGCACGAGAGGTTCGGAGTATCATAGTGTGACGAGTAGTGGTTCTGAAATGCGTTCGCCTGTTCACGCGTGCATGCACGGCCCCGCTTCCCACTTACCCTCCCTCATGTCCCAATTGCCGTCTCATTGGGTACACGAGGAAGGCGAATTTGTCATGGTTTACGTTTCCTATCAATCATATATTGGCGAGGATTTACTATTTGCTCCACGGTCCCACCTTTCAGACGGCGTCATGTGGATGCTTATCATCAAAGCTGGTATATCGAGATCTCAAATTTTATCACTACTATTAGGTATGAGCCAGGGAAATCATTCCGAAATAAACACGGAACATATTAAAATGATTCCTGTTAGTGCATTTAGAATAGTACCGGAGGGTTCAAATGGCCATCTCACGGTGGACGGTGAACTTGTCGAATACGGTCCTATTCAAGCTGAGATATTTCCGAACATAGTAAATCTCTTAGTGCCAGATACAAAATAA
- the LOC126774439 gene encoding tRNA (cytosine(38)-C(5))-methyltransferase isoform X1, producing MTSHRILELYSGIGGMHCAWNESGLEGEVILAVDINNVANEVYKYNFPNTTLLNRNIQSVTPDYIEKLNVNTILMSPPCQPFTRNGKFLDENDPRTNSFLYLIELFVPLDNIEYILMENVKGFECSTVRNIFINKLKDCKFDYQEFLLCPSSFGVPNSRLRYYCIARRNISEWPFQRKEDIIKSLPKNYGHPIALEDILELNVPENYLVSDKLLKRANILDICYKHSRRSCCFTKAYTHYVEGTGSVYTNATPEEVEECFKLAKTFDDKSNDFVDTIKQLKLRFFTPNEVLSLMSFSRNYKFPENITTKQCYRLLGNSVNVKVITELLKILFE from the exons atgacGTCACACAGAATTTTAGAACTGTATAGCGGTATTGGTGGCATGCATTGCGCATGGAATG AGTCTGGGTTGGAAGGTGAAGTAATTTTGGCTGTAGATATAAACAATGTCGCCAACGAGGTTTACAAGTACAACTTTCCCAATACTACTTTACTGAATCGAAATATTCAATCGGTGACACCAGATTACATTGAAAAGCTTAATGTGAATACAATACTTATGTCTCCTCCCTGTCAGCCCTTTACCAGAAATGGTAAATTTTTGGATGAAAATGACCCGAGAAccaattcttttttatatttaattgaactgTTTGTACCCTTAGACAATATTGAATACATTCTAATGGAAAATGTAAAGGGTTTTGAATGTTCAactgttagaaatatatttataaataaattaaaagactgTAAATTTGATTATCAAGAGTTTCTGTTATGTCCGTCCAGTTTTGGAGTGCCTAATTCCAGATTGAGATATTATTGTATAGCTAGAAGAAACATTTCCGAATGGCCTTTTCAAAGAAAAGAGGATATT atCAAAAGTCTTCCAAAAAATTATGGACATCCTATAGCTTTAGAAGATATATTAGAATTGAATGTTCcagaaaattatttagttagtGACAAATTGTTAAAGAGGGCAAATATATTGGATATTTGTTATAAGCATTCTAGACGATCCTGCTGTTTTACTAAAGCATATACACATTATGTTGAAGGCACTGGTTCGGTCTATACTAATGCTACACCAGAGGAGGTAGAAGAATGTTTTAAGCTAGCAAAAACATTTGATGATAAAAGCAACGATTTTGTAGACACAATAAAACAGCTTAAGTTGAGGTTTTTCACTCCCAATGAAGTTCTATCGCTCATGTCATTTTCGAGAAACTATAAATTTCctgaaaatattacaacaaaacAGTGTTATAGGTTATTAGGAAACAGTGTTAATGTTAAAGTTATTACAGAACTATTAAAGATACTCTTtgaatga
- the LOC126774439 gene encoding tRNA (cytosine(38)-C(5))-methyltransferase isoform X2 yields MTSHRILELYSGIGGMHCAWNESGLEGEVILAVDINNVANEVYKYNFPNTTLLNRNIQSVTPDYIEKLNVNTILMSPPCQPFTRNGKFLDENDPRTNSFLYLIELFVPLDNIEYILMENVKGFECSTVRNIFINKLKDCKFDYQEFLLCPSSFGVPNSRLRYYCIARRNISEWPFQRKEDIVSLSHYIINNKSLKKIEDILELNVPENYLVSDKLLKRANILDICYKHSRRSCCFTKAYTHYVEGTGSVYTNATPEEVEECFKLAKTFDDKSNDFVDTIKQLKLRFFTPNEVLSLMSFSRNYKFPENITTKQCYRLLGNSVNVKVITELLKILFE; encoded by the exons atgacGTCACACAGAATTTTAGAACTGTATAGCGGTATTGGTGGCATGCATTGCGCATGGAATG AGTCTGGGTTGGAAGGTGAAGTAATTTTGGCTGTAGATATAAACAATGTCGCCAACGAGGTTTACAAGTACAACTTTCCCAATACTACTTTACTGAATCGAAATATTCAATCGGTGACACCAGATTACATTGAAAAGCTTAATGTGAATACAATACTTATGTCTCCTCCCTGTCAGCCCTTTACCAGAAATGGTAAATTTTTGGATGAAAATGACCCGAGAAccaattcttttttatatttaattgaactgTTTGTACCCTTAGACAATATTGAATACATTCTAATGGAAAATGTAAAGGGTTTTGAATGTTCAactgttagaaatatatttataaataaattaaaagactgTAAATTTGATTATCAAGAGTTTCTGTTATGTCCGTCCAGTTTTGGAGTGCCTAATTCCAGATTGAGATATTATTGTATAGCTAGAAGAAACATTTCCGAATGGCCTTTTCAAAGAAAAGAGGATATTGTAAGTTTatctcattatataataaataataaatctttaaaaaaga TAGAAGATATATTAGAATTGAATGTTCcagaaaattatttagttagtGACAAATTGTTAAAGAGGGCAAATATATTGGATATTTGTTATAAGCATTCTAGACGATCCTGCTGTTTTACTAAAGCATATACACATTATGTTGAAGGCACTGGTTCGGTCTATACTAATGCTACACCAGAGGAGGTAGAAGAATGTTTTAAGCTAGCAAAAACATTTGATGATAAAAGCAACGATTTTGTAGACACAATAAAACAGCTTAAGTTGAGGTTTTTCACTCCCAATGAAGTTCTATCGCTCATGTCATTTTCGAGAAACTATAAATTTCctgaaaatattacaacaaaacAGTGTTATAGGTTATTAGGAAACAGTGTTAATGTTAAAGTTATTACAGAACTATTAAAGATACTCTTtgaatga
- the LOC126774440 gene encoding protein JTB: MIETCSKRCMLIGTIFLGVLTIVVLILESQLADTLSGSQRMKNKTFPTENNSTCWMHQPYTIISECHPCSDFEIRSKSIGVCIHTNFKEILKCDNGETVTRSCDRVAYLEERAYWKFTIWSFVIGMVSSLAVMLRMRVLNYKAKLRARQVLSNGSI, encoded by the exons atgattgAGACGTGTTCCAAAAGATGTATGCTCATAGGAACAATTTTTTTAGGGGT aTTAACCATAGTGGTTCTAATATTAGAATCACAATTGGCTGACACACTTTCCGGCAGCCAAAGAATGAAAAACAAGACATTTCCTACAGAGAACAATTCTACATGCTGGATGCATCAACCATATACTATAATCAGTGAATGTCATCCTTGTTCAG ATTTTGAAATACGGAGTAAGAGTATCGGAGTATGTATTCACACAAATTTCAAAGAGATTCTGAAATGTGATAACGGTGAAACAGTAACAAGAAg ctGTGATCGAGTCGCATATTTAGAAGAAAGGGCATATTGGAAGTTTACTATTTGGTCTTTTGTTATTGGAATGGTATCATCATTAGCTGTCATGCTACGTATGAGAGTTCTTAATTACAAAGCAAAGCTCAGAGCTCGTCAGGTTTTGAGTAATGGATCTAtatga